The window GAACTGCACAACGTACGGTCGGTGCACACGGTCTACCTTTATGGCAACCAGCTGGATGAATTCCCCATGAACCTTCCCAAGAACGTCAGAGTTCTCCATTTGCAGGAAAACAACATTCAGACCATTTCCCGGGCTGCTCTCGCCCAGCTCTTGAAGCTCGAGGAGCTTCACCTGGATGACAACTCGATATCCACAGTGGGGGTGGAAGACGGGGCCTTCCGGGAGGCGATCAGCCTCAAACTGTTGTTTCTGTCCAAGAATCACCTGAGCAGCGTGCCTGTGGGGCTCCCCGTGGATTTGCAAGAGCTGCGAGTGGACGAAAATCGAATTGCCATCATATCAGACATGGCCTTTCAGAACCTCACGAGCTTAGAGCGTCTGATCGTGGACGGCAACCTCCTGACCAACAAGGGCATCGCCGACGGCACCTTCAGCCATCTCACCAAGCTCAAGGAGTTCTCCATTGTTCGGAATTCCCTCTCCCACCCGCCCCCCGATCTCCCGGGTACACACCTGATCAGGCTCTACCTGCAGGACAACCAGATCAACCACATCCCTCTGACGGCCTTCTCAAACCTGCGCAAGCTGGAGCGGCTGGACATATCCAACAACCAGCTGCGCGTGTTGACCCAAGGGGTCTTCGATAACCTCTCCAACCTGAAGCAGCTCACGGCTCGGAATAACCCCTGGTTCTGCGACTGCAGCATTAAGTGGGTCACGGAGTGGCTCAAGTACATCCCCCCTTCTCTCAACGTGCGAGGCTTCATGTGCCAAGGGCCTGAGCAAGTCCGGGGCATGGCTGTCAGGGAGCTGAATATGAATCTGTTGTCGTGCCCCACCACGACCCCGGGGCTGCCCGCCTTTACCCCGGCCCCGAGTACGGCGCCCCCGACGACCCAGCCCCCCACGCTGTCTGTCCCGACCCCCGGCCGGAGCCACACACCGCAGACTCCCACCACAGCCAGGCTGCCCACCGTCCCGGCCTGGGATGGCAGGGAAAGAGCCACCCCGCCGGTTTCCGAACGGATCCAGCTGTCTGTGCATTTCGTGAATGACACGTCCATTCAAGTCAGCTGGCTGTCCCTCTTCACGGTGATGGCGTACAAACTCACGTGGGTGAAAATGGGCCACAGCTTAGTGGGGGGCATCGTTCAGGAACGCATCGTGAGCGGCGAGAAGCAGCACTTGAGCCTGGTGAACCTGGAGCCCAGATCCACCTACCGGATTTGCCTAGTGCCCCTGGATGCTTTTAACTACCGAGCGGTGGAAGATACCGTTTGTTCCGAGGCCACCACGCACGCCTCCTATTTGAACAATGGCAGCAACACGGCCTCCAGCCACGAGCAGACGACCTCGCACAGCATGGGCTCCCCTTTTCTGCTGGCGGGCCTGATCGGGGGCGCCGTGATATTTGTGCTCGTGGTCTTGCTGAGCGTCTTTTGCTGGCACATGCACAAAAAGGGGCGCTACACGTCCCAGAAGTGGAAGTACAACCGAGGCCGGCGGAAAGATGACTATTGTGAGGCCGGCACCAAGAAGGACAATTCCATCCTGGAGATGACAGAGACCAGCTTTCAGATCGTCTCCTTAAATAACGATCAGCTCCTTAAAGGAGATTTCAGACTGCAGCCCATTTACACCCCGAATGGGGGCATTAATTATACAGACTGTCATATCTCCAACAACATGCGATACTGCAACAGCAGTGTGCCAGACCTGGAGCACTGCCACACGTGACGGCCAGGGGCCCGGCGTCAGGAAGGCGGACACTAGGACTCCCGAgaacacacacgtgtgtgcacatagAGACACGCGAATTACATTTGATAAATGTTACCCAGATGCATTTGTGCATTTGAATACTCTGTAATTTATACGGTGTACTATATAAtgggatttaaaagaaaaaagtgctatCTTTTCTATTTCAAGTTAATTACAAACAGTTTTGTaactctttgctttttaaatcttaaaaaaaaaaatagttgctgAAGTACTGTACAGGGTTGTACAACGAGAACCCAACGCCAAGGCAAAAGAAGGAGTGATTCTTCCTCATGATGCACACTACCCATTTTGCCGTAGAAGCTGTCAGAATAAATTCCCTTCTTACGGTCGGTGGTCAGATGAGAGGGCAGATTGCAGTGGCCTCATCAGGGCAGGCTAAATAATGTGGGTAAAACAAGAAATGGCCCAGATACCTTCGTGCTATTTCTGCACTTCCTGACCTGGAAGAGAAGTATGACATTTCGAAATACGAGAAAGGAGGTAGTTACCCCGATTTGACCCAGAGCAGGAAATGTATAGAAAGCATCACGAGGAAGCCCGTTCCCGTAAGATAAGTTAACCCAACTTGGCAAAACCCAGAAATCGACACGTTTGGAAAAGAACTTCAaaccccaggggtgggggggttggcTTTCTGATTGGGAgcttaaaaaaatcactcctcATGCATCCCTGGCCCTATGCGATAACAGAGTTAGAGACTTGAGTGTGATTTCGGTCATCTGCAGGGACACGTAGGATGTTCCAGCGAGAAAACTCCCTTTACAAGTGTTACTATTCAAATTATATGTCAGGTTGAATCACATTCAACAGAGATATATTCTAGAATACTTTTGTAGAAGAGGCTAATAAAATAACGGGAAGAATTATATTGAATGGAATTATTTTTGATAATGAGACTTATTTGGGTAGATTCACTGAGGCTATGTCAACATGATATCTAGACCAACAAGAGATGAGTGTTTGGAATATACTAAAGTTGATATTTGAAAACCATTTAGACAAAAACAAGTGATCAGTGGTTCTGCTCTACTTTATCAAATGACTGTATTAGTATCATGTTGAAATAGCTTGAATTAATACCTTTATCCCCTTGCAAATTTGTCTTCCAATCACCTCACATATATTTTCGTAATTAGCTATTTATGCtacatttgtttggtttttttcccccactctgcttaaaatttgaaagaaaattttagatgCCAGTCTTGGTTGCACAAATATCCATATATACTTACACACTTTAAAATGTATACTGATTTTCAGTGCTAATAATTCTGTAAAGATACATCAAAACTGGCTGAaataatgtttgcttttttttttttttttaaagcaatacgGAGTTTCCACCTTGGACTGAACTtgaattctattccatttttgaattttcatttattccttttcagtCTTGAGTGCCCCTCTTCTTTGGGAATTGTGGAGGGATAATCAATCTTTTATTAACCGGATAACACGAGAAATGAACAAGTCAGAGTGCGGGCTTGTTCCCCCAACCTTGGCAGAGTGGGACATAGAGCAGAGGGCTTAGAGAAGGGAGGGATGTCTGTGCTTACATATTTTCAAAGTAATGCCCATCTTCACAAAGTATGTATAACTTACTCCTTTTCATCCCTTAGATGTAGAAGGGCTATCGATCGCATACATTATCTAAAAAATACACACCCTTGGAAAAATTCcttttaaagtcaatttttacCCTGTGTTGCATATTTCCTTTACCACGGGCCACTTCTTAGGGACCTATGAAGTTAATGTCACAATCATtttgtttccccccccccctctcttaaCAAAATAGAACTGTGATGTGTCTTCTTTGTAAGAGTTTAGGTATAAAATGCTATGCAAGTTTTTCTTTATAGTAagagctttattttctttaataatgtaCCCCCAACTTATATGTTTTAATCTCCCTTGTCCCTCACAATAAGCAGCAAATATAACTCAAGTTATAATGTTGTAGAAGCAAGAATCGAAACTGCAGTCAGTTGAGCTGAAATTAGCTACGAATTAATTTGAATTAATCCTAAAGTGACTTAGGTTTCCATTTTAGTCTATTAGCTAGTAAATTTTGGCTGTTGCTTTTTTAAAGCTAATTCCACACAGCGAAGGGACAAGATAGTCTGTGAAGGTGATCAGTGTAATAGTAAGCCATGTAACATTCAGGACAATGACATGgggttttgtgtattttactGGATAATTCCCTTCCACTGTCCTCTTCCCCTTGGCTGTGTAGATAAAACTATATGTTCAAATGATGGTACTTTgacttttgagggtttttttctcttctatccaCAAAATAATCATTCTCATGTATTTCTATTGTGCGTATAACCCCCCAGCGCGATATTTGGCAGCTGAAACGTTTTTGCTTTGGGCCAAGAAGATCAATGTTGGAAGGGTTTCTATGACGTCTTATGGGATTGACAGAATTATGACGAGATAGAAGGTAGTTATAGGCTTCACTTTGATCTTGCGCACAGTGTGACAGAGACTACTAAAATTGAGATCAAACTCCCACTTGTCGTAGCATAGCTAGGGCTCTCGCCTACACCAGGACAGAAAGCACATCATGGGATTTGTAATGTTTTGTATGTCTTAAGAAGACTGCTGAATAGCCAACCATCGATGTTGGATTGGGCTTTCACTGGCATTTTCAGTCATGGGGGTGTGTTTTGCTGATACATCTGCTCTGTATTGAGCCTCCTTTGCTgtcattgtttcttattttgagaTGAGTCAGGAGTCACAGTTGAATGTACAGGCCAAGTCCATAAACAAAGCCATACATACCATCTGGCTTATAAAGAACTTGATGCTGTTTGACCAAACAAGGTGATCAGATCATATAGAGCTACATTCAGAGCTAGGTAACTATCCCTGTGCAGAGGAAAGTCTAAAGGAAAAGGTACAACCATGATCACACAGATATTATTGATCGTTATTCACACCCATGGCTTTCATTAATACTTATTTGTTTGGGGAGATGTGTTTGAATAGGGAGAGGCTCTGTGTTTCCCTCAAAACTGTCAAATGCATTAACAGCTTGTCGCAATAGACACCACAGGCAGAGACCAAAAGTGCGTTTCCCTGCTTAGTTTCCTTGTGTGAGAAGTGGAAAACATTCTATCCCATTAGAAATAATGCAATTTCTAAATATCTGGATGTCTGTTGAAAATGTGTTAGATACATTCcctgaagtaaaaacaaaaacaaaaaaaacctgtaatGTGACCAATCTAGCAAAAGTATTGATGACGGAGCTCATTTTGAGGCTCCATTTCCTACCAATGCAAATCACTATGGTCTTCGTCATTTCACAAGATCACAGCTTACTTCCCCTCTGTGGAGAACCAGCTGTGTGTGCAGCCAGCCGGACATCCAATCCGAACATAAATTACTAG of the Canis lupus baileyi chromosome 9, mCanLup2.hap1, whole genome shotgun sequence genome contains:
- the FLRT2 gene encoding leucine-rich repeat transmembrane protein FLRT2, with translation MGLQTTQWPSHGAFFLKSWLLISLGLYSQVSKILACPSVCRCDRNFVYCNERSLTSVPLGIPEGVTVLYLHNNQINNAGFPAELHNVRSVHTVYLYGNQLDEFPMNLPKNVRVLHLQENNIQTISRAALAQLLKLEELHLDDNSISTVGVEDGAFREAISLKLLFLSKNHLSSVPVGLPVDLQELRVDENRIAIISDMAFQNLTSLERLIVDGNLLTNKGIADGTFSHLTKLKEFSIVRNSLSHPPPDLPGTHLIRLYLQDNQINHIPLTAFSNLRKLERLDISNNQLRVLTQGVFDNLSNLKQLTARNNPWFCDCSIKWVTEWLKYIPPSLNVRGFMCQGPEQVRGMAVRELNMNLLSCPTTTPGLPAFTPAPSTAPPTTQPPTLSVPTPGRSHTPQTPTTARLPTVPAWDGRERATPPVSERIQLSVHFVNDTSIQVSWLSLFTVMAYKLTWVKMGHSLVGGIVQERIVSGEKQHLSLVNLEPRSTYRICLVPLDAFNYRAVEDTVCSEATTHASYLNNGSNTASSHEQTTSHSMGSPFLLAGLIGGAVIFVLVVLLSVFCWHMHKKGRYTSQKWKYNRGRRKDDYCEAGTKKDNSILEMTETSFQIVSLNNDQLLKGDFRLQPIYTPNGGINYTDCHISNNMRYCNSSVPDLEHCHT